Proteins from a single region of Natrinema salifodinae:
- a CDS encoding beta propeller repeat protein encodes MVTVSIALRDRLLVCRGDAAAPDDWTTETRLQGDDLECVATHPDAAERLFVGTFESGLFRSTDGGETFDRLDTAFVVDDSASARSDRGGANANGDGAADPDRESDAVMSLTVSPHDPQVVYAGTEPSRIYRSRDGGDAWSRLDGLTDLPSADEWFFPPRPHTHHVRWLEVDPFDPERLYVGIEAGAFVYTPDGGTTWRERPAGARRDNHSLATHPDREGRLYAAAGDGYAESDDGGQSWRRPQDGLDHRYCWSVVPDPGDPDRVLVSSARGASTAHTASRAESYVYRKDGRENADGEDAEWERLDDRGLPTGDGVVRTVFATVGDPGVVYAANNFGLFVTRDFGDSWIQVGIDWADAFEAQTPRGLAAVA; translated from the coding sequence ATGGTGACGGTATCGATAGCGCTTCGGGACCGACTGCTCGTCTGTCGGGGCGACGCGGCCGCACCCGACGACTGGACGACCGAGACGCGACTCCAGGGGGACGACCTCGAGTGCGTCGCAACTCATCCCGACGCCGCGGAGCGGCTCTTCGTCGGCACCTTCGAGAGCGGTCTCTTCCGCAGCACCGACGGCGGTGAGACGTTCGACCGCCTCGACACCGCATTCGTCGTCGACGACTCGGCAAGCGCTCGCAGCGACCGCGGCGGTGCGAACGCGAACGGAGACGGTGCCGCCGACCCCGACCGCGAGAGCGACGCCGTGATGTCCCTGACCGTCAGCCCGCACGATCCGCAGGTCGTCTACGCCGGGACCGAACCCAGCCGGATCTATCGCTCGCGCGACGGCGGCGACGCCTGGTCCCGACTCGACGGACTGACCGATCTCCCCTCGGCCGACGAGTGGTTCTTTCCGCCGCGTCCCCACACCCACCACGTCCGCTGGCTCGAGGTCGATCCGTTCGATCCCGAACGGCTCTACGTCGGTATCGAGGCCGGCGCGTTCGTTTACACCCCCGACGGCGGCACGACCTGGCGCGAGCGACCCGCGGGCGCCCGCCGAGACAACCACAGCCTGGCGACCCACCCCGACCGCGAGGGGCGGCTCTACGCCGCGGCCGGCGACGGCTACGCCGAGAGCGACGACGGCGGCCAGTCGTGGCGACGGCCGCAGGACGGACTCGACCATCGGTACTGCTGGAGCGTCGTCCCCGACCCCGGCGATCCGGACCGCGTCCTCGTCTCGAGCGCCAGGGGCGCGTCGACGGCCCATACCGCGAGCCGAGCGGAATCGTACGTCTATCGCAAGGACGGTAGAGAGAACGCGGACGGCGAGGACGCCGAGTGGGAACGCCTCGACGACCGCGGCCTTCCGACCGGCGACGGCGTCGTCCGGACGGTGTTCGCGACGGTCGGCGACCCCGGCGTCGTCTACGCCGCGAACAACTTCGGGCTGTTCGTCACGCGGGACTTCGGCGACTCGTGGATACAGGTCGGCATCGACTGGGCCGACGCGTTCGAGGCGCAGACGCCCCGCGGCCTGGCGGCGGTTGCCTGA
- a CDS encoding ATP-binding protein, whose product MATFTRRAVDCVRPFAVALLGLGVLAIVAAYVVTFGGPYPRLVLGLILPTAVGLGFVRYGLWIRDRAVGDGTGAGAGADPDRATVVTLCSCACGVLLTLVCLGSLALLSPRIGGSSDLAKPVLNSLSTGLGLGAIIGHAFVELSRHRRENDRLLRAVDASMDGIAVVVDGDHHHVNDAYASLYGLRDGDALEGRPWTERYTKDSRQRIDREVRPAVAERNFWRGRLTGTRPDGTTFPQDVTVSGLENGSVIVARDVTEQRDREQRIQVLNRVLRHNLRNAFTVIRGHANLIGERDPELERRHVRPIQAEIDDLLATADKARSAERTLDRHGQAGTVAVTEAVQTVAERARAAHPDARIVSRIETPDGTTPTINDAVVDALNELVDNAVQHNATDAPTVEITARAVETDGRSRIEFTVADDGPGIPPTERRAVLEGRETALDHGSGLGLWLVNWIVRTTGGNLSFADAPGDGTTVRLSFPDATGAGSGTRSEAVTDAPSNATQ is encoded by the coding sequence ATGGCCACGTTCACTCGCCGCGCCGTCGACTGCGTTCGTCCGTTTGCGGTCGCCTTACTCGGACTTGGAGTCCTCGCCATCGTCGCGGCGTACGTGGTGACGTTCGGCGGTCCGTACCCACGGTTGGTGCTCGGACTGATCCTGCCGACGGCGGTCGGCCTCGGGTTCGTCCGGTACGGGCTGTGGATCCGCGATCGGGCAGTCGGTGACGGGACCGGGGCCGGCGCGGGGGCCGATCCCGATCGGGCGACGGTCGTCACCCTCTGTTCGTGCGCCTGTGGCGTCCTGCTCACGCTCGTCTGTCTGGGGAGCCTCGCCCTTCTCTCACCAAGGATCGGTGGTAGCAGCGACCTCGCGAAGCCGGTCCTCAACTCGTTGAGCACCGGGCTCGGACTGGGGGCGATCATCGGCCACGCCTTCGTCGAACTCTCGCGACACCGCCGCGAGAACGACCGTCTCTTGCGGGCCGTCGACGCCTCGATGGACGGCATCGCGGTCGTCGTCGACGGCGACCATCACCACGTCAACGACGCGTACGCCTCCCTCTACGGCCTCCGAGACGGCGACGCCCTCGAAGGTCGTCCGTGGACCGAACGGTACACGAAGGACTCCCGGCAGCGTATCGACCGCGAGGTCCGGCCGGCCGTCGCCGAGCGCAACTTCTGGCGCGGCCGGCTGACCGGAACGCGCCCCGACGGCACGACGTTCCCGCAGGACGTGACCGTGAGCGGGCTCGAGAACGGCTCCGTGATCGTCGCTCGCGACGTCACCGAACAACGGGACCGCGAACAGCGGATCCAGGTGCTCAACCGGGTGCTTCGGCACAACCTCCGGAACGCCTTCACCGTCATCCGCGGCCACGCGAACCTGATCGGCGAGCGCGACCCCGAACTCGAGCGCCGACACGTCCGCCCGATCCAGGCGGAGATCGACGACCTGCTCGCGACGGCCGACAAGGCCCGCAGCGCCGAACGGACACTCGACCGACACGGCCAGGCCGGTACCGTCGCGGTCACCGAAGCGGTCCAGACGGTCGCCGAGCGGGCGCGGGCGGCGCATCCGGACGCCCGCATCGTCTCGCGGATCGAGACCCCCGACGGAACGACGCCGACGATCAACGATGCCGTGGTCGACGCCCTGAACGAACTCGTCGACAACGCGGTCCAACACAACGCCACGGACGCGCCGACCGTCGAAATCACCGCCCGAGCCGTCGAGACCGACGGTCGGTCGCGAATCGAGTTTACGGTCGCCGACGACGGGCCGGGAATTCCGCCGACCGAGCGCCGAGCGGTGCTCGAGGGGCGGGAAACAGCGCTGGATCACGGCTCCGGGCTCGGCCTGTGGCTCGTCAACTGGATCGTCCGAACGACCGGGGGCAACCTCTCCTTTGCCGACGCTCCCGGCGATGGGACGACCGTTCGGCTCTCGTTTCCGGACGCGACCGGGGCCGGGAGCGGGACCCGATCCGAAGCCGTGACGGATGCGCCGTCGAACGCGACGCAGTAA
- a CDS encoding helix-turn-helix domain-containing protein, which translates to MRHVSYVLTPQRGYFDRGAERFRERGVTFDSIRNIDRLDDGTIITQKVVRGDRAALQDALEDTGPTVVDHQLIDAGDATILQLHYRPSDLTRELLAVHDRHAVVLEYPLEYAGPENRRLRVDEIGREDALRRVIEETRAIVDVEIERLGDYDPTDERLFATLTARQREVLRVAVEAGYYEEPRQVTYEDIAARLDCSPGTVGQHLRRIEARLMSTLVTGTGPRAESGRDRNATHRSASR; encoded by the coding sequence ATGCGTCATGTGTCATACGTTCTCACCCCACAACGAGGCTACTTCGACCGGGGTGCAGAACGGTTCCGCGAGCGAGGAGTCACGTTCGATTCGATCCGGAACATCGACCGGCTCGACGACGGAACGATCATCACGCAGAAAGTGGTTCGGGGCGATCGGGCGGCCCTTCAGGACGCGCTCGAGGACACCGGGCCGACGGTCGTCGACCACCAGCTCATCGACGCCGGGGACGCGACGATCCTGCAGTTGCACTATCGGCCCAGCGACCTCACGCGGGAGTTGCTCGCCGTCCACGACCGACACGCGGTGGTGTTGGAGTACCCGCTCGAGTACGCGGGCCCCGAAAACAGACGGCTCCGCGTCGACGAAATCGGCCGCGAGGACGCGCTCCGGCGAGTTATCGAGGAGACGCGCGCAATCGTCGACGTCGAGATCGAACGGCTCGGCGATTACGACCCGACCGACGAACGCCTCTTCGCGACCCTGACGGCTCGCCAGCGCGAGGTGTTACGCGTCGCGGTCGAGGCGGGCTACTACGAGGAGCCCCGCCAGGTGACCTACGAGGACATCGCCGCCAGGCTCGACTGTTCGCCGGGAACCGTCGGGCAACACCTCCGCCGGATCGAGGCTCGGCTCATGTCGACGCTCGTCACCGGGACGGGGCCGCGCGCCGAGTCCGGGCGCGACCGGAACGCGACGCACCGGTCGGCGTCGCGATAA
- a CDS encoding lipid II:glycine glycyltransferase FemX — protein sequence MAQKTGGSTRSKLHRIGSLFSERYARPTVSERSNLEVDVVDTVRDVGKEQWNGIVDRSSRGSVFHRYEWLDAIETGLNYTPRHLVVTKDGNRIGLMPNFVVEIEKTPFNRLSSLYPGFGGPLLPTDPKESLECIVETVPKLCRGTTIVHQIRGLDTSYLRYNDALQSWGYRPFRRECRFLLDLTKGHEQLLEDMSRTRRRGIERGRDADYEIVEEELTRENLQRFYRTYERVMDRVDGDVYPFSFFEQLQAMESRFLLLTIRIDGEYAGGMLEVLDDEHDAVHGFFAAVPREYFDDHASELLYDHVFQWGIEHGYETYDFGSTNTDFEDGVYRFKEGFGGRAVPVLVWERGCSPLWKLVKAGRSLYWPYYT from the coding sequence ATGGCACAGAAGACCGGCGGTTCCACTCGGTCGAAGCTCCATCGAATCGGCTCTCTGTTTTCGGAGCGGTACGCGCGACCCACCGTCAGCGAGCGGTCGAACCTTGAGGTGGACGTCGTCGACACGGTTCGTGACGTCGGAAAGGAACAGTGGAACGGGATCGTCGACCGCTCGAGTCGGGGGAGCGTCTTCCACCGATACGAGTGGCTCGACGCGATCGAGACGGGCTTGAACTATACGCCACGGCATCTGGTCGTCACCAAGGACGGGAACCGGATCGGCCTCATGCCCAACTTCGTCGTCGAGATCGAGAAGACGCCGTTCAATCGCCTGTCGTCGCTCTATCCCGGTTTCGGCGGCCCCCTGCTGCCGACCGATCCGAAGGAGTCCCTCGAGTGCATCGTCGAGACCGTCCCGAAGCTCTGTCGCGGCACGACGATCGTTCACCAGATCCGCGGGCTCGACACGAGTTATCTCCGGTACAACGACGCGCTCCAGTCGTGGGGGTACCGGCCCTTCCGACGCGAGTGTCGGTTCCTGCTCGATCTCACGAAGGGACACGAGCAGCTTCTGGAGGATATGAGTCGGACCAGGCGACGCGGGATCGAACGCGGGCGCGACGCCGACTACGAAATCGTCGAGGAGGAGCTCACCCGGGAGAACCTCCAGCGGTTCTATCGGACCTACGAGCGCGTGATGGACCGGGTCGACGGTGACGTGTATCCGTTCTCGTTCTTCGAGCAGCTGCAGGCGATGGAGTCGCGGTTCCTGTTGCTGACGATCCGCATCGACGGCGAGTACGCGGGTGGGATGCTCGAGGTGCTCGACGACGAGCACGACGCGGTCCACGGCTTCTTCGCCGCCGTGCCCCGGGAGTACTTCGACGATCACGCCTCGGAGCTGCTCTACGATCACGTCTTCCAGTGGGGGATCGAGCACGGCTACGAGACCTACGACTTCGGCAGTACGAACACGGACTTCGAGGATGGCGTGTATCGGTTCAAGGAGGGCTTCGGCGGCCGGGCCGTCCCGGTGCTAGTCTGGGAACGGGGCTGTAGCCCGCTCTGGAAACTGGTGAAGGCCGGTCGGTCGCTGTACTGGCCCTACTACACGTAA
- a CDS encoding Lrp/AsnC family transcriptional regulator: protein MDLDETNKAVLYMLQRDARRLTTKEMAEEIGVSASTVRNRIEQLEDAKIIQGYHPIIDYDKAGLQLHVLFICTAPNPQRERLAKAARDVSGVVTIQEVLNGQENIQIEAVGTETDDIARISDELCDIGLEVVNSKILKSSHKQPFDHFGKSIVDSDQEPDANTDADTETDTTDA from the coding sequence ATGGATCTGGACGAGACAAACAAGGCCGTTTTGTACATGCTCCAACGGGATGCGCGGCGGCTCACCACGAAGGAGATGGCCGAGGAGATCGGTGTCTCGGCCAGCACGGTCCGAAATCGCATCGAGCAACTCGAAGACGCAAAGATCATTCAGGGCTATCATCCGATCATCGACTACGACAAGGCGGGACTCCAGTTGCACGTCCTCTTTATCTGTACCGCCCCGAACCCGCAACGCGAACGGCTCGCGAAGGCGGCCCGCGACGTCAGCGGCGTCGTTACGATTCAGGAGGTCCTCAACGGCCAGGAGAATATCCAGATCGAGGCCGTCGGGACCGAAACCGACGACATCGCGCGCATCAGCGACGAACTCTGCGATATCGGGCTCGAGGTAGTCAACTCGAAGATCCTCAAGAGTTCGCACAAACAACCGTTCGACCACTTCGGCAAGTCGATCGTCGACTCCGACCAGGAGCCGGACGCGAATACCGACGCCGACACAGAGACGGACACGACCGATGCGTGA
- a CDS encoding HalOD1 output domain-containing protein: MRDHVAPIEFDVETTTYRARYDPSAIDPSLAVVSMLGSITDCDVADLAPLHDVIDPQSFDRLLHHARTTPHGDRLQITFRYAGHLVTVFGDGQLEVEPVREAGQADDE, encoded by the coding sequence ATGCGTGACCACGTCGCTCCCATCGAGTTCGACGTCGAAACGACCACCTACCGCGCCCGCTACGACCCGTCCGCGATCGACCCCAGCCTGGCCGTCGTCAGCATGCTCGGATCGATCACCGACTGCGACGTCGCGGACCTGGCCCCCCTCCACGACGTGATCGATCCGCAGAGCTTCGACCGGCTGTTGCACCACGCGCGGACGACGCCCCACGGCGATCGGTTGCAGATCACCTTTCGATACGCAGGGCACCTGGTGACCGTCTTCGGCGACGGGCAGCTCGAAGTGGAGCCCGTTCGTGAGGCCGGCCAGGCGGACGATGAATAA
- a CDS encoding rhomboid family intramembrane serine protease produces MARRSQSRSQPRVGARPDPHAGTDPGSSSPILELLVVFVLVFVAQGITTLAGVMSALFILAPPLTANPWTIVTSVYAHSGLGHLVSNSLALLVFGWPVARATTRLRFHAFFAATGAVAGVSQIVVTGALAPLPFVPVAPTPGVLGASGAVFALLGYLVASNRLSTGLASFVTIPRWLSVLAFVGLAIAITLATASPGVALIAHFAGFLVGLVAGRARVLAVGSRAAV; encoded by the coding sequence ATGGCGAGGCGCTCGCAGTCACGATCACAGCCGCGAGTCGGGGCTCGCCCCGATCCGCACGCGGGGACGGACCCGGGGTCAAGCAGCCCGATTCTCGAACTGCTCGTCGTCTTCGTGCTTGTCTTCGTCGCCCAGGGTATCACCACCCTCGCAGGCGTCATGAGTGCGCTGTTCATCCTCGCACCGCCGTTGACGGCCAATCCCTGGACGATCGTCACCAGCGTCTACGCCCACAGCGGCCTCGGCCACCTGGTCTCGAACAGCCTGGCCCTGCTCGTCTTCGGCTGGCCGGTCGCGCGAGCGACGACGCGGCTGCGCTTTCACGCCTTCTTCGCCGCGACCGGCGCGGTCGCCGGCGTCTCCCAGATCGTCGTCACCGGCGCGCTCGCGCCGCTGCCGTTCGTCCCCGTCGCGCCGACGCCTGGCGTCCTCGGCGCCAGCGGCGCGGTGTTCGCCCTCCTGGGGTATCTCGTCGCGTCGAACCGGCTGTCGACGGGTCTCGCGTCGTTCGTCACGATCCCGCGCTGGCTCTCGGTCCTCGCGTTCGTCGGCCTGGCGATCGCGATCACGCTCGCGACCGCCTCGCCAGGCGTGGCCCTGATCGCCCATTTCGCCGGGTTTCTGGTCGGCCTGGTTGCCGGCCGGGCGCGGGTGTTGGCGGTGGGGTCTCGGGCAGCTGTCTGA
- the rpsJ gene encoding 30S ribosomal protein S10: protein MQQARVRLAGTSPDDLDDICDDVREIANNTGVNLSGPIPLPTKTLEVPTRKSPDGEGTATWEHWEMRVHKRLIDLDADERALRQLMRIQVPNDVSIEIVLED, encoded by the coding sequence ATGCAGCAGGCACGCGTTCGACTCGCGGGCACGAGTCCCGACGACCTCGACGACATCTGCGACGACGTCCGCGAGATCGCGAACAACACCGGCGTCAACCTGAGCGGTCCGATCCCGCTGCCGACGAAGACCCTCGAGGTGCCGACCCGGAAATCGCCTGACGGCGAGGGCACCGCCACGTGGGAGCACTGGGAGATGCGCGTCCACAAGCGCCTTATCGACCTGGACGCCGACGAACGCGCACTCCGCCAGCTCATGCGCATTCAGGTGCCGAACGACGTCTCGATCGAGATCGTCCTCGAAGACTAA
- the tuf gene encoding translation elongation factor EF-1 subunit alpha yields the protein MSEQHQNLAIIGHVDHGKSTLVGRLLYETGSVPEHVIEQHREEAEEKGKGGFEFAYVMDNLAEERERGVTIDIAHQEFSTDEYDFTIVDCPGHRDFVKNMITGASQADNAVLVVAADDGVAPQTQEHVFLARTLGIDELIIGINKMDVVDYEESTYNEVVEEVNQLLKQVQFNTDDASFIPISAFEGDNIAEESDNTPWYDGEILLEALNDLPEPEPPTDAPLRLPIQDVYTISGIGTVPVGRIETGVMNTGDDVSFQPSDVGGEVKTIEMHHEEVPKAEPGDNVGFNVRGIGKDDIRRGDVCGPADEPPSVADTFQAQIVVMQHPSVITAGYTPVFHAHTAQVACTIESIDKKMDPSSGEVAEENPDFIQSGDAAVVTIRPQKPLSIEPSSEIPELGSFAIRDMGQTIAAGKVLDVNEK from the coding sequence ATGAGCGAACAACACCAGAACCTGGCCATTATCGGCCACGTTGACCACGGGAAGAGTACGCTCGTGGGACGACTCCTCTACGAGACGGGGAGCGTGCCCGAGCACGTCATCGAACAGCACCGAGAAGAGGCCGAGGAGAAGGGCAAGGGCGGCTTCGAGTTCGCCTACGTCATGGACAACCTCGCCGAAGAGCGCGAACGCGGTGTCACCATCGACATCGCCCACCAGGAGTTCTCCACCGACGAGTACGACTTCACTATCGTCGACTGTCCTGGTCACCGCGACTTCGTCAAGAACATGATCACCGGTGCGTCCCAGGCCGACAACGCCGTCCTCGTCGTCGCCGCTGACGACGGTGTCGCACCCCAGACACAGGAGCACGTCTTCCTGGCTCGTACCCTCGGTATCGACGAGCTCATCATCGGCATCAACAAGATGGACGTCGTCGACTACGAGGAGTCGACGTACAACGAGGTCGTCGAAGAAGTCAACCAGCTGCTCAAGCAGGTCCAGTTCAACACCGACGACGCCTCGTTCATCCCGATCTCGGCCTTCGAGGGCGACAACATCGCCGAGGAGTCCGACAACACGCCGTGGTACGACGGCGAAATCCTGCTCGAGGCCCTCAACGACCTGCCCGAGCCGGAGCCGCCGACGGACGCGCCGCTGCGACTCCCGATTCAGGACGTCTACACGATCTCCGGTATCGGTACCGTCCCCGTCGGACGTATCGAGACCGGTGTCATGAACACCGGCGACGACGTCTCCTTCCAGCCCAGCGACGTGGGCGGCGAGGTCAAGACGATCGAGATGCACCACGAGGAAGTGCCGAAGGCCGAGCCCGGTGACAACGTCGGGTTCAACGTCCGCGGCATCGGCAAGGACGACATCCGCCGCGGTGACGTCTGCGGTCCCGCAGACGAGCCGCCGTCCGTCGCCGATACCTTCCAGGCACAGATCGTCGTCATGCAGCACCCGTCCGTGATCACGGCGGGCTACACGCCGGTCTTCCACGCCCACACGGCACAGGTCGCGTGTACGATCGAATCCATCGACAAGAAGATGGACCCCTCGAGCGGCGAGGTCGCCGAGGAGAACCCCGACTTCATCCAGTCGGGCGACGCTGCTGTGGTCACCATCCGACCGCAGAAGCCCCTCAGCATCGAGCCATCCAGCGAAATTCCCGAACTCGGAAGCTTCGCCATCCGCGACATGGGTCAGACCATCGCGGCCGGCAAGGTTCTCGACGTCAACGAGAAATAA
- a CDS encoding homoserine dehydrogenase, whose product MRLAILGAGDVGRSVADLAGEYGHEVVALADSGTAAVDPSGIAVADTLERKIGGEAVGTADPEDVFETDYDVLIEATPTTLGDAEPGFSHVRRALEADRHVVLANKGPVAERYEELRALEAESAGSIRFEATVGGAIPVLSTIEDCTPQAVTAVRGVLNGTANFILTRMAAEGLDYEHVLAEAQDLGVAEADPTFDVDGTDAALKFVILANVLADGGFSLDDATVQGIQNVPGSALDLAAEDGRTIRLIGEATRDGVRVGPRLVPENGALAVTGTRNIVQIETRNAGSLHSSGRGAGGPETATAVLSDVGRLPPL is encoded by the coding sequence ATGCGGCTCGCGATCCTCGGCGCCGGCGACGTCGGCCGTTCGGTCGCCGACCTGGCCGGCGAGTACGGTCACGAGGTCGTCGCACTGGCCGACTCCGGAACGGCTGCGGTCGATCCATCCGGCATCGCCGTCGCGGACACCCTCGAGCGCAAGATCGGCGGCGAGGCCGTCGGCACCGCCGACCCTGAGGACGTTTTCGAGACCGATTACGACGTCCTGATCGAGGCGACGCCGACGACGCTCGGCGACGCCGAGCCCGGCTTCTCGCACGTCCGGCGAGCGCTCGAGGCCGATCGCCACGTCGTCCTGGCGAACAAGGGGCCGGTCGCCGAACGCTACGAGGAACTCCGCGCTCTCGAGGCCGAGAGCGCGGGCTCGATTCGGTTCGAGGCGACCGTCGGCGGCGCGATTCCGGTGCTCTCGACGATCGAGGACTGCACGCCCCAGGCCGTCACCGCGGTGCGTGGCGTGCTCAACGGCACGGCGAACTTCATCCTCACCCGGATGGCCGCCGAAGGACTCGACTACGAACACGTGCTCGCGGAGGCCCAGGACCTAGGCGTCGCCGAGGCCGACCCGACATTCGACGTCGACGGCACCGACGCCGCGCTGAAGTTCGTCATTCTAGCGAACGTGCTGGCCGACGGCGGCTTCTCGCTGGACGACGCGACGGTCCAGGGGATTCAGAACGTTCCCGGCAGCGCGCTCGACCTTGCCGCCGAGGACGGACGCACGATCCGACTCATCGGCGAGGCGACTCGCGACGGCGTCCGCGTCGGCCCGCGACTCGTCCCCGAGAACGGCGCGCTCGCCGTGACCGGCACGCGAAATATCGTCCAGATCGAGACTCGAAACGCCGGCTCGCTGCACTCCAGCGGCCGCGGTGCGGGCGGTCCGGAGACGGCCACGGCCGTCCTCTCGGACGTCGGCCGGCTCCCGCCGCTGTAG
- a CDS encoding amino acid-binding protein, which produces MGDEPAANSGEDEPETDGGVRAYTVRLELVDEPGELLRALAPIADNGGNLLSIHHERGNITPRGHIPVEVDFECPPDRFDGIVSALRDAGVNVIQAGEEHYEEEVNVVLVGHLVETDLSNTLSRIEDEADAVVQDLSLAAPDGTDGVASARARLAIDSGRAAEVLEAIRAIGSDKDLTVVEPLLGGEA; this is translated from the coding sequence ATGGGTGACGAACCAGCCGCCAATTCCGGCGAGGACGAACCAGAAACCGATGGCGGCGTACGCGCCTATACTGTCCGACTCGAGCTCGTCGACGAACCGGGCGAGCTGCTGCGCGCGCTCGCCCCCATCGCCGATAACGGCGGTAATCTGCTGAGCATCCACCACGAACGCGGTAACATCACGCCTCGCGGGCACATCCCCGTCGAGGTCGACTTCGAGTGTCCCCCCGACCGGTTCGACGGCATCGTCTCGGCGCTGCGCGACGCCGGCGTCAACGTCATTCAGGCCGGCGAGGAGCACTACGAGGAGGAGGTCAACGTCGTGTTGGTCGGCCACCTCGTCGAAACCGACCTCTCGAACACCCTCTCGCGGATCGAAGACGAGGCCGATGCGGTCGTCCAAGACCTCTCGCTGGCCGCACCCGACGGCACCGACGGCGTCGCCAGCGCCCGCGCCCGCCTGGCGATTGATTCGGGCCGCGCGGCGGAGGTTCTCGAAGCCATCCGCGCGATCGGCTCGGACAAGGACCTGACCGTCGTCGAACCGCTGCTCGGAGGTGAGGCCTGA
- a CDS encoding NifU family protein, with the protein MTDPEDEPSLQERVEQWLAREMPIIQMHGGTSAVRQADPETGEVIIELGGGCKGCSVSDVTTGNIEAELITWPEIDEVTVRVPDARDSLGGPDQPESIMGVDRTEGGRGDWGSSNPGKDHL; encoded by the coding sequence ATGACTGACCCCGAGGACGAGCCGTCCCTGCAGGAGCGGGTGGAGCAGTGGCTAGCGCGCGAGATGCCGATCATCCAGATGCACGGCGGAACCAGCGCGGTTCGCCAGGCCGATCCCGAGACCGGCGAAGTCATCATCGAACTCGGCGGCGGCTGCAAAGGTTGTTCGGTCAGCGACGTGACGACGGGTAACATCGAGGCCGAACTCATCACCTGGCCCGAGATCGACGAGGTCACGGTCCGCGTCCCCGACGCACGCGACAGTCTCGGCGGCCCCGACCAGCCCGAGTCGATCATGGGGGTCGACCGGACCGAGGGCGGCCGCGGCGACTGGGGCTCGTCGAATCCGGGCAAGGACCACCTCTAG